From Thermoplasma sp. Kam2015, one genomic window encodes:
- a CDS encoding FAD-dependent oxidoreductase, translating to MSEFDVIVIGAGPAGSSAAIKLAQGGMNVLLVERGDPPGTKNVSGAVLWGDELSRVVPDWERSAPIERFVTRKEVAFLTERSKIAISYSSQDLMEKKSGKIIVRGKFDQWLARKAKDAGAMLVTGITVDKLVMDDGKVIGVMQDGDVVTSDAVIVAEGANPRVLINSGLRPKLSDHDVALGIKETIKLPENVINERFNVDSKGGYASEFVLGFLEDGLLSGGFLYTNKDTVSLGIVASLDRLRANGMTHSYDIMGKFEEHPFIKNLIKDGIPDEYAAHLVPEGGLASMPELYGNGYLVAGDAAMFTFSNGMVLQGINYAITSGLLAAETILENKTKINKETLSSYVTKLRNSYVLSDLYTFNGIQNVTWSDFTQKTMPKILDSVMMSMFDERGMPKKHLMQVLTAAVKSNGMRYTDLISSGYRMMRKM from the coding sequence ATGAGTGAATTTGATGTCATAGTTATAGGCGCTGGTCCGGCAGGATCCTCTGCTGCAATAAAGCTTGCGCAGGGTGGTATGAACGTACTTCTGGTGGAGAGGGGCGATCCTCCAGGAACAAAGAACGTATCTGGCGCTGTCCTCTGGGGCGATGAACTTTCGAGGGTCGTACCAGACTGGGAAAGAAGTGCTCCCATTGAGCGTTTTGTCACGAGAAAGGAGGTCGCATTCCTCACAGAGCGGTCGAAGATTGCTATAAGCTACAGTTCTCAGGATCTGATGGAGAAGAAGTCAGGAAAGATCATTGTCAGGGGAAAGTTCGATCAGTGGCTGGCCAGGAAGGCAAAGGATGCTGGGGCTATGCTCGTTACTGGCATAACGGTGGACAAGCTCGTTATGGATGATGGAAAGGTTATCGGCGTGATGCAGGACGGAGATGTGGTCACATCTGATGCCGTGATAGTGGCTGAGGGTGCCAATCCAAGAGTACTCATCAATTCCGGCCTGAGGCCCAAGCTCTCAGATCATGACGTTGCTCTGGGCATAAAGGAAACTATCAAGCTGCCGGAAAACGTCATAAATGAAAGATTCAATGTTGATTCAAAGGGCGGTTACGCTTCAGAATTTGTGCTTGGGTTCCTTGAAGACGGCCTGCTTTCTGGTGGTTTCCTGTATACAAATAAAGATACGGTATCCCTGGGTATAGTAGCATCTCTGGACAGGCTGAGGGCAAATGGTATGACGCATTCATACGATATTATGGGTAAGTTTGAGGAACATCCATTCATAAAGAACCTGATAAAGGACGGCATACCTGACGAATATGCCGCGCATCTCGTTCCTGAAGGCGGCCTCGCCAGCATGCCAGAACTCTACGGCAACGGCTATCTTGTGGCAGGAGACGCAGCCATGTTCACCTTCAGCAATGGTATGGTCCTTCAGGGCATAAACTATGCAATAACGTCTGGACTGCTTGCGGCGGAGACAATACTCGAAAACAAGACAAAGATAAACAAGGAGACGCTCTCCAGCTATGTCACCAAACTTCGGAACAGCTATGTTCTCAGCGATCTGTACACCTTCAACGGTATACAGAACGTCACATGGAGCGATTTCACGCAGAAGACCATGCCCAAGATACTCGACAGCGTGATGATGTCTATGTTTGATGAGCGCGGTATGCCGAAGAAACATCTGATGCAGGTTCTGACAGCAGCTGTGAAATCCAACGGCATGAGGTATACGGATCTGATATCGAGC
- a CDS encoding XTP/dITP diphosphatase has protein sequence MYKFVTSNRHKFEEARDLASRHGIDIEWIQMKYEEIQDDSTERISYDSCKKLSGKVDPPYFIDDSGLFIEYLKGFPGPYSSYVSSTIGNEGILKLLEGVTNRSAYFLTVVSLNEGHSIMQFTGKVMGKISTSIMGSNGFGYDPIFIPDGSDRTFAEMDTSSKNAISHRSIAFRGLFEYLRANRISNK, from the coding sequence ATGTATAAATTTGTGACGAGCAACAGGCACAAGTTCGAGGAGGCCAGGGATCTGGCATCCCGCCATGGTATCGATATAGAATGGATCCAGATGAAGTATGAAGAGATCCAGGATGACAGCACTGAAAGAATCTCATACGACAGCTGCAAGAAGCTTTCCGGAAAGGTGGATCCACCATACTTCATAGATGATTCTGGTCTCTTCATAGAATATCTGAAGGGATTCCCCGGGCCATACTCAAGCTACGTTTCTTCTACCATCGGAAACGAGGGCATATTGAAGCTCCTTGAGGGCGTAACAAATAGGTCAGCCTATTTTCTCACTGTGGTCTCCCTTAACGAAGGGCACAGCATCATGCAGTTCACAGGCAAGGTTATGGGAAAGATATCGACGTCCATAATGGGATCCAATGGATTTGGATATGATCCCATATTCATACCAGATGGATCAGACAGGACATTTGCCGAGATGGATACAAGCAGTAAAAATGCTATATCGCACAGGAGCATAGCATTCAGAGGCCTATTTGAATATCTCAGAGCCAACAGAATATCGAATAAATAA